The region TTGTATTCTTAATCAATCCTTACAACTAATATGGTACATGTTTTATTTGTAACTGTTTGATTTTTTCTCGTTCCAACAGTTTAGCTATGACTCAGACAAGCAGGTGATCCCCATGGTGATACAGTGTTGTGTGGAGGAGGAAGAGGGTAGGCTTTCCTATTACATGTTtcatcaggcttttagctaggattcatagacaaggggtccaaaaatcGGGGTGGGGAGATGCTGTGATCcgggggttaggtgtgttctagtcttatcaatatcatacttttagcagaccattttaagcactaaaaactgcttgttccTTCTCTGTCTCCCAATAGGCTCTATGGATTATTAATTTCctggcatgtcaatcagttttcatgctgtcccagtgtctggtaggactaaaaaagcatcagtgacactgtaacacagtaacatgtgtctgttattaccagggaaacagggggtcctctgcgcatccagctgaaaaagagggcgtccaatttccttgttattttacatgtagtatcatgcgtccaattgacgcatggacgcatgcctagctagaAGCCTATGTTTCATGGTCTTCATAAGAAAAAGAATGTCTAATTGATTTTGTCCTTCAACGAAATGACAGGAAACGCTTTTGAAAAAATTGTGTGTATTTTAACATTTGGTTGAATGACCTGTTGCAATGTTGCTGAATTACAGCTTTTTACCTACTTGATGAATAAAAAATGTTCgtttttttccattgtagaACATGCAGAAAACTTAGGCCATGCTCACATGCTCTTTGCTTCATTTGAAAAGGTAAGTTGCAGTTTATACATCTTTGTCTGAGTTAACCTTTATCTCCCATATACTGATGGTTTGTTCCTTGCACTTttgtgtacacatgtagtaAATTATTTCCATATGATTTTTCCTGGGATCCTAGAATGTGGTGGTTAGATTCAAGtaataatgttgtacatgttcttcACCCTATCCAGAATTCTGAAGACTGCTTTACTATCAAGCCTTTGAAACAGAAGCAGATGGTAAGTTTGTCTATGTTTTTGATTtgaactgaataaaaaaaacatcgaAGAAAAAGGCTATAAGGAATAGGAGAGGCAACAGGGCATTTGTACTTTGTATTGctacaatattttccttccgaaaataatttcatcaggttggtagagcATAGGATAtaatttggagtttcttttcaCAACCAGGTGGTGAGATTCAGCAGgggagattcctggttgtgaaaaaagaaactccaaatatcctacaATGTTTTCGTTTGAATGATATAGGGGTTCTGAGAAAGTTGTAGATGTAAAGCATTATCACTAAAATTGGACATTTTTCTATTATGAAATTTTCATTATGTTTACTTTAACAGTTTAGTGGTTAAAAATATTTCTATTAATTCCTAAAAGGTGGATGGACTGTGCTACCTGCTACAGGAGATCTATGGTATTGAAAACAAGAATTCCCAGGAAACTAAGGTAGGTTTAGTTGTGTTGAAAGTGTAAGCCTTTAGATTAGGCACAAGCTGTTATTCGAGTAGaaattttttatatattttttttaacaaactcactcagtgcaaggccgtagggggccactcatcgaaGCACTGAGCTAATTCTTACTgaatcaatgctcaagacaagcatgacttcactgacccattaggagaagcaggggttacgaaggctgctcgggaaattccctaccctaCTAGGAAGTGCGGTATCAGTAAATGAAGTAATCTAAAGCAATAAGATTGTATGATCCTTTCAAAGTGACGATTACAGGCATTTAGGTTGCATGGAAGAGTTTTGATAgaactgtgaaccagtcagaattgccttgaagaaggtgacagatggtcactgaaacgttggtggcataaatctcttggttgtgtaaaaagagtctttttattcagttttgagAGAAGTTTGCACTTTCCAAGGGATTTtattagttttaaaaaaaggaagtgGTCTACATATACAGTTAAGCTGAAATTAACCCAATGAGTTAAGCCACTCTTCCACTGtacgtgacagagaagacaaatgcTATGCACAGTATAGACATGTTCATTGTATCAGCGATATTCTccaagctcttttcgacaagtacaatgaacagtggaccatggcttgaAATCTCATCCTAAAGTTGgcatcacaattcatgcgagcgtcggccgaatttgtagatcgcccgaagctcgccgaatttcaaaatcgtccgagcgtcgaccgtagtttccaatgaaaatctcgggtgacgtccgtcaaacactaaaaactaaaaatcccctatgagatggtaccatctcttggacatggacgaagtcagtatcgactaagctggtaaaaggccaatatttggatcaacttttatttctaaaaatcgtccGAAGCCCGCTTAATTGACAACTTCGGCCGttcttcggccgaaaatgcacatttgaagcttgcCAACATGtaggccgagctgaatttcttatttgtgacgggggcttaaggactgcaaccctttccaatAGCATGTATGTCGGATGAGTGACACAGCTGGGGTTTGAATTTGCGACTTGGTCCACTAGCCACTGGATTAAGCACACTAACTCTAGTTTACTCCTTTTCCTTTTGTATTTCCCTTAGCACCAGGAGGACGACATCGATGACAGTGGTTCTGAGTGTGTGATCTGCATGTCTGACATACGGGACACCCTCATCCTGCCATGCAGACATCTCTGTCTCTGTAACGGCTGTGGTAGGTACTGTCACTTACCTGTTAGTGCAATGGCTatatcagtgttctcaccaggattttttcacaacaTAGGGGTcgggtacagaaggccaactttgcgcggcgcaagtcactcgtggagtgccaaagacataacagttgggagtctggcatcttcctgcaaaatattttgaaattcataaccaaataagacactatttcctgcattttgagggagaaATGTTGTGAAGTTCAGTTTTTCCTCTGccacatcctcattctaaagccaaatatgaactttttataagatttatgaaggttcttcccagaaagaaacacccctatgctcattgagacaaagcatcggggtccagatcacagcatcgggggtccagatcacagcatctatgctgaaaaggcctggcgagaacactggctattagcagggctcaaaatactgggagCAATGTATTGTATGCACTTATGTGCAccccaaattggagctgtgcacctaattgttgACTGTTGGTGCAACTACATATTTGAGTACAGTATGTTAAGGTGCTATTATGGTAAGGTTTGTGAtaaggttttgctgacatcctactttattctatattgtgcatccaaaatgtttcctgtgcacctaaataATGAATAGTTTTATGTTTGGACTGAGCAATTTTTGTAGGCACGTTACAGCCAGGTGATTGTTGATTGTAATCTcagatgtctttttttcttgtttcacaGCTGACTCCTTGAGATATCAAGCTAGCAACTGCCCCATCTGCAGACaacgtacgtacatgtacaagaaagaattcttgttaaaaaaaatctgttcctGGTACCATCAATTTTCAAAGACACTATCAATCTGTCGTTgaagaaattcatcagtcacgtatataataacagttacaagaatattcctcaaacagtgacttaaaaagaaaggtagcaaaatacgcacctccaaattttcgacgtcttctgtacgtcttgttcactgagtgacctagtctcgcgagaacacgaaactaggccgagacttgtgaagatcgtcctgcctcccccgcctccttgcggaatCTGGAATTCTCTCAATATTTACCTCCAGCAGTagacatgttataagtttcatttttaattgtttcaacagtttagaactattgtgacttctTTTactcaaaatagttcaaacacattacaaatattattttaaaaccctcttggtgacttggaactGACTCTAAGAGTAGTATcaaaagacttgaaaaacaagaagaaatgttattttaaaaccctcttggtgacttggattTGACTCTAAGAGTAGTATcaaaagacttgaaaaacaagaagaaatattattcaaaaaccctcttggtgacttggaattgactctaagaGTAGTATCGAAAGACTTGAAAAACAAGAGAGATTGAaggattgttgtttttgctgccGCAGCGTTCCGTGCACTGCTACAGATGCGAGCCATGAGGAAGAAGACAAGTCTGACCCCGGCCGTCACGCCGCAGTCAGAAGCAGATGAAGTGGTATGGAAGTGTTatatctattactgtaaatgcatttaagttcacatggtttttatttcgcgctaaggcgaaaatggagtgttcgcagtggttttaagattgcggcagtgctatagttacaaactgctacagtattagacaaaaatgttcgcggtggttttaagttcgcggtgaaacagtcaccgcaaaaaccacgaaggtaaaaccaccgcgaacatttctgcatttatcaTGCCATGCATACTCCATATGCATGGCCTTGATAACATTGAATGCCTCATTACGTAAGTCAAGGCTGTTATATCTTTTGTCAGCATGTATGCGTATGTCTTTGTACGTGTGTTGGTCACCAAGAAAACTCCAAAAGGGCTGGATGAATTTGCTTCATATTTCGCGCGTGTGTATGGTATTACAAAAACTGAAAgtgaatagattttgggccccctggctgctttcagtTGTACTGCAGTGCAActtgtggttttgatttctggACAACCTGTGGTTTCATTTTTTGAAGGCGGAGAAGCATTTGATGTTcggaaaaagtggtgtaggttatTGCCTGCTAGTTTCACATGTGATATGcttaacggtgcacgcaccagttcttccgcaaCAGGGGTCCCtggtagtgcgcgacaaaaaagggacgaaagggttccgagggtctgggtttgagttcacatttctcaaaatgtgcttcgaactgacattaaatactaacatggctgaaaagcgtatgaattggtgtgttttgggtggaaattgtgtttcgatccgagccttacttccagatatccatacgcgttgaaggtaaactgcccctttgacccagattgacctttgttgcattcttttggccgtgttgcattacctcgtgcgtcgggttattgtgaaaatctcagtggtaggattttctttataatgggcttgattataccttggagttttctctttctgacactaacagtcattttcgtgtaaaaaaattttgtgatgtgtttagttccacgggaaaatgcccaattttgcgcctcatttttgacggaaaaatactttttccctctagaatttactaaaattacagagATTGAAGAAACGGAAActcaggttttcttgtagctagagggatatccttcattcccagtcacagttgttttggctcagaagtatttcctggaaaagacggtcgctagacttgagggtgtgcaaactcgaattgagacccaatataaactagggggtgcacCCTTAACCATTATTTTCATCTGACTGTTGTTTTCTCCTGTCTGTGAGCAGCAGGTGATACAGGAGAATATTCCCCCTGGCTACGAGGTCATCCCCCTGATAGAAGCACTGAACGGTCCCAGCAGCAGCTGCACCACCCCCCCACCACCCGTCTCCGGGACGAACGAAGGTACTGTAGAATCCTTTAAGTTTGCACCACTGTaaaaatcaagagtttgcaGTAACTTTGGGTTCGCGGGAATAGCAgtagcataatgcaaaacagaaaatattttttgtgaTGTGATGCCACAAAGCTAAAAGAACACCACAAAATGTTACAGTAAGTTTACAGTAAGTGTCCACGGTGTAAGTGTGTAATTGAAGTTCCATCTTTCTGGAAGACCAATAGTGCACAAAGTAGTTGGACAAATTGTTCTTTCACTTGACCATTATTGTTGCAATGATGGTTGCAATGTCATTCCACTATTACTATCAGAATGTGGCACTCACAATCAGTAAAGGTTTGGGTAATGGTATGTGTCTAGATATTACTGGTCGAGCTGTCATTAACACAGGAGAAACCCTGATTGCAGAACCTTTAGTGGTGACGATGCCACCATCGCCGCAAGGCAGCAAGCCGCAAGACTCCGTCTGCAGACCCAAGTCCAAGAGCAAGAGGTAGGCAGTGTTTTTCCCTAAAGTCCAGGCAATTGGTGGAAAATATAGCTAACCCGAACCTCAAATCCAACCCCAAAATTCAGGTCTTGTCTTATACAGTAAAAAATCTGTTATGTGTATCATAATTTGTTTTTAGGAATTGGCACTGGTTGCtaagttgcctagcaacagttgcctagcaacagtttTCATGTAAAGGACAGTTTGTAATGGCTCTACTCCTGATATTGTTTCTGATGTTGTGTACAACATTTGTACCAAGTTGCATGCTTTAGCATCATCTGAGCAATTTTTGCACCCATTGCCTGAATGACAACACGTCATACATTTTGCGGTCTACTTTGCTCTTTTCTAATACAAATCTCAGAAATAGCAGTGTATAATGTTTGAACAAGACTGTATACGTTGTAGATGAACCTATGGTCTTACCTTCCATCTGCTGCCCCCACAGGAAGAGGTCTGGTGGTTCTTCCCTGCGCGGGACCGCGGCGCTGGAGGGCATGAGTCGACAGCAGCAGGCGCCCGAGTCAAAACTGGTGGCGCCGCCGTGCGACAAGTCCGACAGATCAGACGCCTCTTCTGTGGGGACCGGTCCGTACGTGACTACGCCCGATGATAGCGAGTCGGCTATGTCACCATCTATTGTCTCATCAGGTAAGTTTTCACTTGGAGATATGGAGTCTTGTTTTTTCTAATGCAATGTCATGATAATGTTGTATGCTTGTCTTTTTATTTGCTTGATAATCAGATCACATTCATCTCAAAAGGTTTTGTAGAAGCAGGGCTCCAGACcaacttttagacctaggagcactgtgctcctaactcaaaaaagttaggagcaccagcaaaaagttaggagcaccactacaaaaagttggaagaagaagcaaaagtcttggccataccaagtaatactcctattaatagtattaatcaatgttaacaaccaggaataaagtatttgaatatttttgacaaacatttaagcatttGAATAGTATAAGTATATGAATGGAtcataaaagcctacatttggcAACCCGatgcattcaataccttcctacatgctaaatgatactagtatgacagatttttagaaaaaattgggcataggttaccCGGcaggcccctatccgggggccacggtgcctcaagttcaacaagtgaaaaaatacacaatttatggtattttcaacttggaacaaggcaagtgatgattcacatgaccatttgcgatgacattaaaaatgacataagcttTAGTGATATAatgggattttcaaaaaaattgggcataggttccacgGCTGgaccctatccgggggccacggtgcctcaagttcaacaagtttaaaaatacacaatggtattttttacttggaacaaggcaagtaatgattcacataacactgaatgttaaataaatagataactctaaaacttatctattggtttcatgaccaaaacaaataaagtcaaattccataatttgaaacgtCACTGCTGGcatggcatcaagttcaacatttttacaggcatttttttaaCCCCCACCCGCTGTCTACAAACCATCCAAAATACTtaaatatccttgaaattcttgctcaatagtatcaaaaattatctgtttgtgccggcccagtcaaatatcttcggttcctttgaaacgcgcagttcaaatttcgcgcgtcagaccgcgcggcgccgccatccaatgacaggccgaccgcatggagaaagctttgctatgcattatagaccgcagcagaatgaaactcTAGCACCATAAggacgggcagatcatgagctgtgaaatgataccggtaacaaaaagaaaatttaatatttttggggataaaactccacttgaattgattcattgatttttgatcgaaaaaaatcatcgattgaacaggtgtaaacatgagcgcaggaaacaggcttgtcattctgctgcggtctaaaaacatcatggcggcccTCCAAAAGCGCACGGCCgctagcgctcactttcatcggcaatttctggcgtttgaaacattttacaaatgaaacaaatacatcaaaaaggagagaaacttatatcctttatttctatgggtaattttgccactaggaacggatagtttttgtaccgcgggcgtgggaacatgatagaaaattcaccgacgattttcgcggtagggttggaatacctaaatattttcagcttagttctgcagccattatcctggcgcagtccttaattttttattgtcgcaccgtgcgaccgtgattttaaatctagtcgcattctcaaaaaactggtcgcatacatattgtgtgcgagtcgcactcacgagcgctgagaAGGCAGCAAAAATTTGTGGCCAAATTTTCATACCCTCTTTTTGGTCTTCCCTCAGGCGGTGGCGGGACATTTTGTATGCAAGTGCAACAATCCTAAGGTTGTGTGGGGTCATGCTCCCCCGGCGAATtctgaaatcttgaccctctaaAATGCTATTTCCTACATTTTAAGGGTAAATTTTGCTGGTGGACTAAGATGAGACATCTCTAACTATTAGTGAATAAATGCACATGGGTTTCAGcttatagacctttctcacgcggcggacatgatagagaggaaacgaggcccttgtggcaaacaatagaccgatcctaactgtcaatcacaattagcagtttagccaatgattacctgataattagagaatcgaccaatgaggaagtggctgcatgaccatcaaatatttgcatttctatgtttttattttgcatttctacgtttcgaCGAAGGAGGGcagagactatgggatcggtcaacaaagctctaaattgctgcatcttttgtgtacattacattagttataatattgatacttggatatcatatttcaaaacttaatgtgatttaggagcaaaactaaatctgtacattatttttgcttctttgcctcattggcctcgtcttcattctatcatgtccgccgtgtgagaaaggtgtatgaCCACCCCTGTGCCACCGCTACTGTTCCTGGTCCActctaaagaaaacattatccCCCCCCAGTGCCCCCATCAGAGGCTGACATATCGGAGAGGTCTTCTCTAGGAGGAGAGGTGACGACACCTGAAACACCTGCGGTGGGTTCCGCCCAGGTGTCGTCCATCGGGACACCTGGGATCACCCCCTCCTGTACCGTGGATGGGGACCTCAGTCAGGACCCGGAGGTACTGGCCTTAGCAATGGTCTTCTTAAACAGTAGTGCATGTCTGAAGATATAGACATCATAGCTCACCTATTTTTAACTTTAGCATGCTATTGGCTTGTGCATGCACttagttacatgtagtacaatcaTAGGGTAGCATTGAGTTATGTAATTACGCAAAGTGCAGGATTATGTGTACAAGCGCTGTGGGGAAAGAAATACTTTATGATGGCTTTAGAATGTTCCTTCACATAGCCTGTATTTTTAGTCTACAGGTAGAAGTTGACAGGGATTTCTGACTACCGTAGGGGTTGTTATGTAGGCTGCACCAAAGTTGAATGGAATATTTCCTTCCAAAGGCTGTTGTACGTTTTACGTTGTAGCTAAATTTTTACAACTGCAAACGATGGGACCAGTTCACCGCAGTAGCCTGTCTGAAGTGTAGAGCTATCAATGGAAACAGCTCtttcctttctctctccctTACTGATGCTACAAGCCCCTCTGCTCCAAAACAAGCTAAGACTCCTTTTCCTTGAAACAGATGtcttaaagccggcgtcacaattcatgcgagcgtcggccgactttgtagatcgcccaaagctcaCCGAatgtcaaaatcgcccgagcgtcgaccgtattttccaataaaaatctcgggcgacgtccgtcgaacactaaaaactacaaatcccccatgagaaggtaccatctcatggacgaagtcagaatcgactaacctggtaaaaggccaatatttggattaactttcatttctaaaattCGCCTGAAGCccacgtaatcgacaggacgtcggccgtacttcggccgaaaatgcacatttgaaccTCGctaacacgtcggccgagctgaatttcttatttgtgactgGGGCTTGAAGAAAGCACTTCTCTCTTTCCATTGCCCACTTCAACCAAAGAACGATTGTCTTTTACCCACTTCTCTGTGTTTGACTGACTACTTACTTCTAGTAGACATTTCCCTCACTCTAAAGCACTAACATGGTGGCTGGTGACCACAAGTTTGGCCTAAGTTTTTGCACATGCATGCGCACATGTAATGGGGTGAATTAGTTCACTATAATCATAAGACATATGAAAATATAAGACACATGTTTCTCTCCAGTGTCAAAATtctatgttatattttttttttaaattgcatgTTGGATTGTTGAAGTGAAGACACTGAGAGAAACTGTGGCTTATATAGCTGTAGTAATGCACCGAtgtttgtaatgtaatgtaaatgtaGTTGCTAGATAGTCCTCCCTACTTACTATACATGAATGGTCCAGCGTTATGTAGGATAATTGACAAGCTGATGCCAAACAACCAAACTATGAAAGCTAGAGCAGAGAATTTCTTACCAACTTTTAAATCCTATTTTAGAAGGATTTTTAAAGTGAGATTTCCACTAATGATTTAATCATTTATGTGTAACAAAATATGCTGATTTTACAAATCATTTCCAAATGAACTTGaatctaaaaagaaacaaaac is a window of Branchiostoma lanceolatum isolate klBraLanc5 chromosome 8, klBraLanc5.hap2, whole genome shotgun sequence DNA encoding:
- the LOC136439958 gene encoding probable E3 ubiquitin-protein ligase MGRN1 isoform X7, with the translated sequence MGAFTSRQNAGVEELDIAANSAYRYPPKSGCYFGSHFIMGGERFDTTQPEAYLFGENSDLNFLGNRPLPFPYPAPQPNEPTKTLKSLVNIRKDSLRLVRIEDPEPEPEEAEDEEKETSPKYNVEFTFDTDVKVGITIHYFASEEIVNGLAVYTSNDPTLTSETVHYKRGASQTFSLPSHVLEPSMWNIDDFSYDSDKQVIPMVIQCCVEEEEEHAENLGHAHMLFASFEKNSEDCFTIKPLKQKQMVDGLCYLLQEIYGIENKNSQETKHQEDDIDDSGSECVICMSDIRDTLILPCRHLCLCNGCADSLRYQASNCPICRQPFRALLQMRAMRKKTSLTPAVTPQSEADEVQVIQENIPPGYEVIPLIEALNGPSSSCTTPPPPVSGTNEGETLIAEPLVVTMPPSPQGSKPQDSVCRPKSKSKRKRSGGSSLRGTAALEGMSRQQQAPESKLVAPPCDKSDRSDASSVGTGPYVTTPDDSESAMSPSIVSSVPPSEADISERSSLGGEVTTPETPAVGSAQVSSIGTPGITPSCTVDGDLSQDPEENKPGPSGSNLKTYVVPGGDCVAQTRALAHAREYDYVVIHEEGHGDDEASENDDDEETDGNVVLHEFEGPALRVPPIGVMRDAEAMDIPASDKTSIDNGCVELSLPGTPLSSDSSRSGNSVSSTRQLLSTPSNVQLEEEEETNISPLLA